A genomic stretch from Mus pahari chromosome 6, PAHARI_EIJ_v1.1, whole genome shotgun sequence includes:
- the Chd5 gene encoding chromodomain-helicase-DNA-binding protein 5 isoform X5, translating into MRGPLGTEEELPRLFAEEMENEEEMSEEEDGGLEGFEDFFPAEPVSLPKKKPKKLKESKSSKGKRKKKEGSNDEMSENEEDLEEKSESEGSDYSPTKKKKKKLKEKKEKKAKRKKRDEDDDGNDDGGLKEPKSSGQLMAEWGLDDVDYLFSEDDYHTLTNYKAFSQFLRPLIAKKNPKIPMSKMMTVLGAKWREFSANNPFKGSSAAAAAAAVAAAVETVTIAPPLAISPQQVPQTLPVRKAKTKEGKGPGVRKKNKGAKDSKKKGRGKRVAGLKFRFGGISKRKKGSSSEEDEREDSDLDNASIHSSSVRSECSAALGKKNKRRRKKKRIDDGDGYETDHQDYCEVCQQGGEIILCDTCPRAYHLVCLDPELEKAPEGKWSCPHCEKEGIQWEPKDDDEEEEEGGCEEEEDDHMEFCRACKDGGELLCCDACPSSYHLHCLNPPLPEIPNGEWLCPRCTCPPLKGKVQRILHWRWTEPPAPFVVGLPGPEVEPGMPPPRPLEGIPEREFFVKWAGLSYWHCSWVKELQLELYHTVMYRNYQRKNDMDEPPPFDYGSGDEDGKSEKRKNKDPLYAKMEERFYRYGIKPEWMMVHRILNHSFDKKGDIHYLIKWKDLPYDQCTWEIDEIDIPYYDNLKQAYWGHRELMLGEDARLPKRLVKKGKKLKDDKQEKPPDTPIVDPTVKFDKQPWYIDATGGTLHPYQLEGLNWLRFSWAQGTDTILADEMGLGKTVQTIVFLYSLYKEGHSKGPYLVSAPLSTIINWEREFEMWAPDFYVVTYTGDKESRSVIRENEFSFEDNAIRGGKKVFRMKKEVQIKFHVLLTSYELITIDQAILGSIEWACLVVDEAHRLKNNQSKFFRVLNSYKIDYKLLLTGTPLQNNLEELFHLLNFLTPERFNNLEGFLEEFADISKEDQIKKLHDLLGPHMLRRLKADVFKNMPAKTELIVRVELSQMQKKYYKFILTRNFEALNSKGGGNQVSLLNIMMDLKKCCNHPYLFPVAAVEAPVLPNGSYDGSSLVKSSGKLMLLQKMLKKLRDEGHRVLIFSQMTKMLDLLEDFLEYEGYKYERIDGGITGGLRQEAIDRFNAPGAQQFCFLLSTRAGGLGINLATADTVIIYDSDWNPHNDIQAFSRAHRIGQNKKVMIYRFVTRASVEERITQVAKRKMMLTHLVVRPGLGSKSGSMTKQELDDILKFGTEELFKDDVEGMMSQGQRPTTPIPDVQSTKGGSLATGAKKKHGSTPPGDNKDVEDSSVIHYDDAAISKLLDRNQDATDDTELQNMNEYLSSFKVAQYVVREEDGVEEVEREVIKQEENVDPDYWEKLLRHHYEQQQEDLARNLGKGKRIRKQVNYNDASQEDQEWQDELSDNQSEYSIGSEDEDEDFEERAEGQSGRRQSRRQLKSDRDKPLPPLLARVGGNIEVLGFNARQRKAFLNAIMRWGMPPQDAFNSHWLVRDLRGKSEKEFRAYVSLFMRHLCEPGADGAETFADGVPREGLSRQHVLTRIGVMSLVRKKVQEFEHVNGKYSTPDLVPEGPEGKKPGEVISSDPNTPVPASPAQLPPAPLGLPDKMEAQLGYTDEKESGMQKPKKSLEIQALPTALDRVEGEDKHQNSDSKDRAREERTEEVEKAQGSPEQSLKEEVLPDKEPIPDKPELSLSHSGDFRPDDPKAEEKEPGETQQNGDREEDEEGKKEDKNGKFKFMFNIADGGFTELHTLWQNEERAAVSSGKIYEIWHRRHDYWLLAGIVTHGYARWQDIQNDPRYMILNEPFKSEIHKGNYLEMKNKFLARRFKLLEQALVIEEQLRRAAYLNMTQDPNHPAMALNARLAEVECLAESHQHLSKESLAGNKPANAVLHKVLNQLEELLSDMKADVTRLPSMLSRIPPVAARLQMSERSILSRLTNRAGDPTIQQTSSRPRDFPLFQRSFPAEPSRLPNPHGREKLQPF; encoded by the exons GGGAGCAATGACGAGATGTCAGAAAATGAGGAggatctggaagagaagtcagagaGCGAAGGTAGCGACTACTCCCccaccaagaagaagaagaagaagctgaaggagaagaaggagaagaaggccaAGCGGAAAAAGAGGGATGAGGACGACGATGGTAACGATGACGGAGGCTTGAAG GAGCCCAAGTCCTCGGGACAGCTCATGGCGGAGTGGGGGCTCGACGACGTGGACTACCTGTTCTCTGAGGATGACTACCACACACTGACCAACTACAAAGCCTTCAGCCAGTTCCTCCG GCCGCTTATTGCCAAGAAGAACCCGAAGATCCCCATGTCCAAAATGATGACTGTCCTGGGGGCCAAGTGGCGAGAATTCAGCGCCAACAACCCGTTTAAGGGTAGCTCGGCAGCCGCGGCTGCGGCGGCCGTGGCCGCGGCCGTGGAGACGGTGACCATTGCTCCTCCCTTGGCCATCAGTCCCCAGCAAGTGCCCCAGACTCTGCCCGTACGCAAGGCCAAGACCAAAGAGGGCAAGG GGCCTGGAGTGAGGAAGAAGAACAAAGGCGCCAAAGATTCCAAGAAAAAGGGCAGGGGCAAGAGAGTGGCAGGGCTCAAGTTCCGCTTCGGAGGGATCAGCAAGAGGAAGAAGGGTTCCTcg AGCGAGGAGGATGAACGGGAGGACTCAGATTTGGACAATGCCAGCATCCACAGCTCTTCTGTGCGTTCTGAGTGCTCTGCAGCTCTGGGCAAGAAGAACAAGAGGCGGCGCAAGAAGAAGAGGA TTGACGATGGTGATGGCTATGAGACGGACCATCAGGACTACTGTGAGGTGTGCCAGCAGGGAGGCGAGATCATTCTCTGTGACACCTGCCCGAGGGCGTATCACCTGGTCTGCCTGGACCCGGAGCTGGAGAAGGCTCCAGAGGGCAAGTGGAGCTGCCCACACTGT GAGAAGGAGGGGATCCAGTGGGAGCCGAaggatgatgatgaagaggaggaggagggcggctgcgaggaggaggaggatgaccacATGGAGTTCTGCCGCGCGTGCAAGGACGGTGGCGAGCTCCTGTGCTGTGATGCCTGTCCTTCTTCCTACCACTTGCACTGCCTCAACCCGCCGCTGCCCGAGATCCCGAACGGCGAATGGCTCTGCCCGCGCTGTACA TGTCCCCCGCTGAAGGGCAAAGTTCAGCGGATCCTACACTGGAGGTGGACGGAACCCCCGGCTCCATTTGTGGTGGGTCTGCCAGGACCAGAGGTGGAGCCAGGCATGCCCCCGCCCAGGCCTCTGGAGGGCATTCCTGAGAGAGAGTTCTTTGTCAAGTGGGCTGGTCTCTCCTACTGGCACTGCTCCTGGGTGAAGGAGCTACAG TTGGAGCTGTACCACACCGTGATGTATCGCAACTACCAAAGAAAGAATGACATGGACGAACCGCCGCCCTTTGATTACGGCTCTGGTGATGAGGATGGTAAGagtgagaaaaggaagaacaaggaCCCTCTCTACGCCAAGATGGAGGAACGCTTCTACCGCTACGGCATCAAGCCCGAGTGGATGATGGTCCACCGCATCCTGAACCACAG CTTTGACAAGAAGGGGGACATACATTACCTGATCAAGTGGAAGGACCTGCCCTATGACCAGTGCACTTGGGAGATTGATGAGATCGACATTCCCTACTATGACAACCTGAAGCAGGCCTACTGGGGCCACAG GGAGCTGATGCTGGGGGAAGATGCCAGGCTGCCCAAGCGGCTGGTGAAGAAGGGCAAGAAGCTGAAGGACGATAAACAAGAGAAGCCACCCGATACACCCATTGTGGAC CCCACAGTCAAGTTCGACAAGCAGCCGTGGTACATCGACGCCACAGGAGGCACGCTGCACCCTTACCAGCTGGAGGGCCTTAACTGGTTACGCTTCTCCTGGGCCCAGGGCACCGACACTATCCTGGCTGACGAGATGGGTTTGGGGAAGACAGTACAGACCATTGTGTTTCTCTATTCTCTGTACAAGGAG GGCCACTCCAAGGGGCCTTACCTGGTCAGTGCGCCCCTGTCCACCATCATCAACTGGGAACGGGAGTTTGAGATGTGGGCGCCTGACTTTTATGTGGTCACCTACACGGGGGACAAGGAGAGCCGCTCTGTGATCCGTGAGAACGAGTTTTCCTTTGAGGACAACGCCATTCGCGGTGGGAAGAAAGTATTCCGCATGAAG AAGGAAGTGCAGATCAAATTCCATGTGTTGCTCACCTCTTATGAGCTCATCACTATTGACCAAGCCATCCTGGGCTCCATCGAGTGGGCCTGCCTCGTGGTGGACGAGGCTCACCGGCTCAAGAACAACCAGTCCAAG TTCTTTAGGGTCTTGAATAGCTACAAGATCGACTACAAGCTGCTGCTGACAGGGACCCCCCTCCAGAACAACCTGGAGGAGCTGTTCCATCTCCTCAACTTCCTGACTCCAGAGAGGTTCAA CAATCTGGAAGGCTTCTTAGAGGAGTTTGCCGACATCTCCAAGGAAGATCAGATCAAAAAGCTGCATGATCTGTTGGGGCCGCACATGCTTCGGCGGCTCAAGGCCGACGTGTTCAAGAACATGCCGGCTAAGACGGAGCTGATTGTCCGAGTGGAACTGAGCCAGATGCAGAA GAAGTACTACAAGTTCATCCTGACACGGAACTTTGAGGCGCTCAATTCCAAGGGGGGTGGCAACCAGGTGTCTCTGCTCAATATCATGATGGATCTGAAGAAGTGCTGCAACCATCCGTACCTCTTCCCTGTGGCGGCCGTG GAGGCCCCCGTATTGCCCAATGGCTCCTACGATGGCAGCTCCCTGGTCAAGTCTTCAGGAAAGCTCATGCTGTTGCAGAAGATGCTCAAGAAGCTGCGGGATGAAGGGCACCGAGTGCTGATCTTCTCCCAG atgACCAAGATGTTGGACCTCTTGGAGGACTTTCTGGAGTACGAGGGCTACAAATATGAGAGGATCGACGGGGGCATCACTGGGGGCCTCCGGCAAGAGGCCATTGACAGATTCAATG CTCCTGGGGCCCAACAGTTCTGCTTCCTGCTCTCCACGCGTGCCGGTGGCCTGGGCATCAATCTGGCCACAGCAGACACGGTCATCATCTATGACTCGGACTGGAACCCCCATAATGACATCCAG gccttcAGCCGTGCTCACCGCATCGGGCAGAACAAGAAGGTCATGATCTACCGCTTCGTGACACGGGCCTCCGTGGAGGAGCGAATCACTCAGGTGGCCAAGCGTAAGATGATGCTCACGCACTTGGTGGTACGGCCTGGCCTGGGCTCCAAGTCGGGCTCCATGACCAAGCAGGAACTGGATGACATCCTTAAGTTCGGGACAGAGGAGCTTTTCAAGGACGATGTGGAAG gcATGATGTCCCAGGGCCAGAGGCCTACCACACCCATCCCTGATGTACAGTCTACCAAGGGTGGATCTCTGGCCACCGGCGCAAAGAAAAAGCACGGCAGCACCCCGCCAG GTGATAACAAAGATGTAGAAGACAGCAGTGTGATCCATTATGATGACGCAGCCATATCCAAGCTGCTGGATCGGAACCAGGACGCCACGGATGACACCGAGCTGCAGAACATGAATGAGTACCTGAGCTCCTTCAAGGTGGCACAGTATGTGGTCCGTGAGGAAGATGGCGTG gaggaggtagagagggaggTGATCAAGCAGGAGGAGAACGTGGACCCTGACTACTGGGAGAAGCTGTTGCGCCATCATTATGAACAGCAACAGGAAGACTTGGCCCGCAACCTGGGCAAGGGCAAGCGCATCCGCAAGCAGGTCAACTACAACGACGCCTCCCAGGAGGACCAGG AGTGGCAGGATGAGCTCTCGGACAACCAGTCGGAGTATTCCATCGGTTCTGAGGATGAGGACGAGGACTTTGAGGAGAGAGCAGAAGGGCAGA GTGGACGACGACAATCCCGGAGGCAGCTGAAGAGCGACAGGGACAagcccctgcctcctcttctggctcGGGTTGGAGGCAACATTGAG GTTCTGGGCTTCAATGCCAGACAGAGGAAGGCTTTTTTGAACGCCATCATGCGCTGGGGTATGCCCCCTCAGGATGCCTTCAACTCCCACTGGCTGGTGCGGGACCTTCGTGGGAAGAGTGAGAAGGAATTTAG ggcctATGTATCACTCTTCATGCGCCACCTGTGTGAGCCGGGCGCAGACGGTGCGGAGACCTTCGCAGACGGCGTGCCCCGCGAGGGCCTGTCTAGGCAGCACGTGCTCACGCGTATTGGGGTCATGTCGCTGGTTAGGAAGAAG GTGCAGGAGTTTGAGCATGTCAACGGCAAGTACAGCACCCCAGACCTGGTCCCTGAGGGGCCTGAGGGCAAGAAGCCAGGCGAGGTCATCTCCTCAGACCCCAACACGCCCGTGCCTGCCAGCCCTGCACAGCTCCCACCGGCCCCACTGGGCCTGCCAG ACAAAATGGAAGCCCAGCTGGGCTACACAGATGAGAAGGAGTCAGGCATGCAGAAGCCAAAGAAGTCCCTGGAAATCCAG GCCCTGCCAACTGCCCTGGACAGAGTAGAGGGTGAAGACAAACATCAGAACTCAGACAGCAAGGACAGGGCTcgggaggagaggacagaagaggtgGAGAAGGCCCAGGGGTCTCCGGAGCAGTCACTGAAAG AGGAAGTGCTGCCAGACAAGGAGCCAATCCCAGACAAGCCGGAGCTGAGCCTGAGTCACAGCGGGGATTTCAGGCCAG atgACCCCAAGGCTGAGGAGAAGGAGCCCGGGGAGACTCAGCAAAACGGCGACAGAGAGGAAGACGAGGAGGgcaagaaagaagacaagaacGGGAAATTCAAATTCATGTTCAACATTGCGGATGGCGGTTTCACAG AGCTGCACACTCTGTGGCAGAACGAGGAACGGGCGGCTGTGTCCTCCGGGAAAATCTACGAAATCTGGCACCGCCGTCATGACTACTGGCTGCTGGCAGGCATTGTGAC GCATGGCTATGCCCGCTGGCAGGACATTCAGAATGACCCGAGATACATGATCCTAAATGAACCTTTCAAGTCTGAGATCCACAAGGGCAactacttggagatgaagaacaAGTTTTTGGCCCGTAGGTTCAAG ctgcTGGAGCAGGCGCTGGTGATCGAGGAGCAGCTCCGGAGGGCAGCGTACCTCAACATGACCCAGGATCCCAACCACCCAGCCATGGCGCTCAATGCTCGCCTGGCAGAGGTGGAGTGCCTTGCTGAGAGCCACCAGCACCTATCCAAGGAGTCCCTCGCCGGGAACAAGCCTGCCAACGCCGTCCTGCACAAAG TCCTGAACCAGCTGGAGGAGCTGCTGAGTGACATGAAAGCCGACGTGACACGCTTGCCCTCCATGTTGTCACGCATCCCCCCGGTGGCCGCCCGCCTGCAGATGTCTGAACGCAGCATCCTGAGTCGCCTGACCAACCGAGCCGGTGACCCCACCATCCAGCAG ACATCTAGCCGTCCTCGTGATTTCCCCCTGTTTCAGCGCTCCTTTCCAGCTGAG
- the Chd5 gene encoding chromodomain-helicase-DNA-binding protein 5 isoform X4: protein MRGPLGTEEELPRLFAEEMENEEEMSEEEDGGLEGFEDFFPAEPVSLPKKKPKKLKESKSSKGKRKKKEGSNDEMSENEEDLEEKSESEGSDYSPTKKKKKKLKEKKEKKAKRKKRDEDDDGNDDGGLKEPKSSGQLMAEWGLDDVDYLFSEDDYHTLTNYKAFSQFLRPLIAKKNPKIPMSKMMTVLGAKWREFSANNPFKGSSAAAAAAAVAAAVETVTIAPPLAISPQQVPQTLPVRKAKTKEGKGPGVRKKNKGAKDSKKKGRGKRVAGLKFRFGGISKRKKGSSSEEDEREDSDLDNASIHSSSVRSECSAALGKKNKRRRKKKRIDDGDGYETDHQDYCEVCQQGGEIILCDTCPRAYHLVCLDPELEKAPEGKWSCPHCEKEGIQWEPKDDDEEEEEGGCEEEEDDHMEFCRACKDGGELLCCDACPSSYHLHCLNPPLPEIPNGEWLCPRCTCPPLKGKVQRILHWRWTEPPAPFVVGLPGPEVEPGMPPPRPLEGIPEREFFVKWAGLSYWHCSWVKELQLELYHTVMYRNYQRKNDMDEPPPFDYGSGDEDGKSEKRKNKDPLYAKMEERFYRYGIKPEWMMVHRILNHSFDKKGDIHYLIKWKDLPYDQCTWEIDEIDIPYYDNLKQAYWGHRELMLGEDARLPKRLVKKGKKLKDDKQEKPPDTPIVDPTVKFDKQPWYIDATGGTLHPYQLEGLNWLRFSWAQGTDTILADEMGLGKTVQTIVFLYSLYKEGHSKGPYLVSAPLSTIINWEREFEMWAPDFYVVTYTGDKESRSVIRENEFSFEDNAIRGGKKVFRMKKEVQIKFHVLLTSYELITIDQAILGSIEWACLVVDEAHRLKNNQSKFFRVLNSYKIDYKLLLTGTPLQNNLEELFHLLNFLTPERFNNLEGFLEEFADISKEDQIKKLHDLLGPHMLRRLKADVFKNMPAKTELIVRVELSQMQKKYYKFILTRNFEALNSKGGGNQVSLLNIMMDLKKCCNHPYLFPVAAVEAPVLPNGSYDGSSLVKSSGKLMLLQKMLKKLRDEGHRVLIFSQMTKMLDLLEDFLEYEGYKYERIDGGITGGLRQEAIDRFNAPGAQQFCFLLSTRAGGLGINLATADTVIIYDSDWNPHNDIQAFSRAHRIGQNKKVMIYRFVTRASVEERITQVAKRKMMLTHLVVRPGLGSKSGSMTKQELDDILKFGTEELFKDDVEGMMSQGQRPTTPIPDVQSTKGGSLATGAKKKHGSTPPGDNKDVEDSSVIHYDDAAISKLLDRNQDATDDTELQNMNEYLSSFKVAQYVVREEDGVEEVEREVIKQEENVDPDYWEKLLRHHYEQQQEDLARNLGKGKRIRKQVNYNDASQEDQGACEWQDELSDNQSEYSIGSEDEDEDFEERAEGQSGRRQSRRQLKSDRDKPLPPLLARVGGNIEVLGFNARQRKAFLNAIMRWGMPPQDAFNSHWLVRDLRGKSEKEFRAYVSLFMRHLCEPGADGAETFADGVPREGLSRQHVLTRIGVMSLVRKKVQEFEHVNGKYSTPDLVPEGPEGKKPGEVISSDPNTPVPASPAQLPPAPLGLPDKMEAQLGYTDEKESGMQKPKKSLEIQALPTALDRVEGEDKHQNSDSKDRAREERTEEVEKAQGSPEQSLKEEVLPDKEPIPDKPELSLSHSGDFRPDDPKAEEKEPGETQQNGDREEDEEGKKEDKNGKFKFMFNIADGGFTELHTLWQNEERAAVSSGKIYEIWHRRHDYWLLAGIVTHGYARWQDIQNDPRYMILNEPFKSEIHKGNYLEMKNKFLARRFKLLEQALVIEEQLRRAAYLNMTQDPNHPAMALNARLAEVECLAESHQHLSKESLAGNKPANAVLHKGPPTLQS, encoded by the exons GGGAGCAATGACGAGATGTCAGAAAATGAGGAggatctggaagagaagtcagagaGCGAAGGTAGCGACTACTCCCccaccaagaagaagaagaagaagctgaaggagaagaaggagaagaaggccaAGCGGAAAAAGAGGGATGAGGACGACGATGGTAACGATGACGGAGGCTTGAAG GAGCCCAAGTCCTCGGGACAGCTCATGGCGGAGTGGGGGCTCGACGACGTGGACTACCTGTTCTCTGAGGATGACTACCACACACTGACCAACTACAAAGCCTTCAGCCAGTTCCTCCG GCCGCTTATTGCCAAGAAGAACCCGAAGATCCCCATGTCCAAAATGATGACTGTCCTGGGGGCCAAGTGGCGAGAATTCAGCGCCAACAACCCGTTTAAGGGTAGCTCGGCAGCCGCGGCTGCGGCGGCCGTGGCCGCGGCCGTGGAGACGGTGACCATTGCTCCTCCCTTGGCCATCAGTCCCCAGCAAGTGCCCCAGACTCTGCCCGTACGCAAGGCCAAGACCAAAGAGGGCAAGG GGCCTGGAGTGAGGAAGAAGAACAAAGGCGCCAAAGATTCCAAGAAAAAGGGCAGGGGCAAGAGAGTGGCAGGGCTCAAGTTCCGCTTCGGAGGGATCAGCAAGAGGAAGAAGGGTTCCTcg AGCGAGGAGGATGAACGGGAGGACTCAGATTTGGACAATGCCAGCATCCACAGCTCTTCTGTGCGTTCTGAGTGCTCTGCAGCTCTGGGCAAGAAGAACAAGAGGCGGCGCAAGAAGAAGAGGA TTGACGATGGTGATGGCTATGAGACGGACCATCAGGACTACTGTGAGGTGTGCCAGCAGGGAGGCGAGATCATTCTCTGTGACACCTGCCCGAGGGCGTATCACCTGGTCTGCCTGGACCCGGAGCTGGAGAAGGCTCCAGAGGGCAAGTGGAGCTGCCCACACTGT GAGAAGGAGGGGATCCAGTGGGAGCCGAaggatgatgatgaagaggaggaggagggcggctgcgaggaggaggaggatgaccacATGGAGTTCTGCCGCGCGTGCAAGGACGGTGGCGAGCTCCTGTGCTGTGATGCCTGTCCTTCTTCCTACCACTTGCACTGCCTCAACCCGCCGCTGCCCGAGATCCCGAACGGCGAATGGCTCTGCCCGCGCTGTACA TGTCCCCCGCTGAAGGGCAAAGTTCAGCGGATCCTACACTGGAGGTGGACGGAACCCCCGGCTCCATTTGTGGTGGGTCTGCCAGGACCAGAGGTGGAGCCAGGCATGCCCCCGCCCAGGCCTCTGGAGGGCATTCCTGAGAGAGAGTTCTTTGTCAAGTGGGCTGGTCTCTCCTACTGGCACTGCTCCTGGGTGAAGGAGCTACAG TTGGAGCTGTACCACACCGTGATGTATCGCAACTACCAAAGAAAGAATGACATGGACGAACCGCCGCCCTTTGATTACGGCTCTGGTGATGAGGATGGTAAGagtgagaaaaggaagaacaaggaCCCTCTCTACGCCAAGATGGAGGAACGCTTCTACCGCTACGGCATCAAGCCCGAGTGGATGATGGTCCACCGCATCCTGAACCACAG CTTTGACAAGAAGGGGGACATACATTACCTGATCAAGTGGAAGGACCTGCCCTATGACCAGTGCACTTGGGAGATTGATGAGATCGACATTCCCTACTATGACAACCTGAAGCAGGCCTACTGGGGCCACAG GGAGCTGATGCTGGGGGAAGATGCCAGGCTGCCCAAGCGGCTGGTGAAGAAGGGCAAGAAGCTGAAGGACGATAAACAAGAGAAGCCACCCGATACACCCATTGTGGAC CCCACAGTCAAGTTCGACAAGCAGCCGTGGTACATCGACGCCACAGGAGGCACGCTGCACCCTTACCAGCTGGAGGGCCTTAACTGGTTACGCTTCTCCTGGGCCCAGGGCACCGACACTATCCTGGCTGACGAGATGGGTTTGGGGAAGACAGTACAGACCATTGTGTTTCTCTATTCTCTGTACAAGGAG GGCCACTCCAAGGGGCCTTACCTGGTCAGTGCGCCCCTGTCCACCATCATCAACTGGGAACGGGAGTTTGAGATGTGGGCGCCTGACTTTTATGTGGTCACCTACACGGGGGACAAGGAGAGCCGCTCTGTGATCCGTGAGAACGAGTTTTCCTTTGAGGACAACGCCATTCGCGGTGGGAAGAAAGTATTCCGCATGAAG AAGGAAGTGCAGATCAAATTCCATGTGTTGCTCACCTCTTATGAGCTCATCACTATTGACCAAGCCATCCTGGGCTCCATCGAGTGGGCCTGCCTCGTGGTGGACGAGGCTCACCGGCTCAAGAACAACCAGTCCAAG TTCTTTAGGGTCTTGAATAGCTACAAGATCGACTACAAGCTGCTGCTGACAGGGACCCCCCTCCAGAACAACCTGGAGGAGCTGTTCCATCTCCTCAACTTCCTGACTCCAGAGAGGTTCAA CAATCTGGAAGGCTTCTTAGAGGAGTTTGCCGACATCTCCAAGGAAGATCAGATCAAAAAGCTGCATGATCTGTTGGGGCCGCACATGCTTCGGCGGCTCAAGGCCGACGTGTTCAAGAACATGCCGGCTAAGACGGAGCTGATTGTCCGAGTGGAACTGAGCCAGATGCAGAA GAAGTACTACAAGTTCATCCTGACACGGAACTTTGAGGCGCTCAATTCCAAGGGGGGTGGCAACCAGGTGTCTCTGCTCAATATCATGATGGATCTGAAGAAGTGCTGCAACCATCCGTACCTCTTCCCTGTGGCGGCCGTG GAGGCCCCCGTATTGCCCAATGGCTCCTACGATGGCAGCTCCCTGGTCAAGTCTTCAGGAAAGCTCATGCTGTTGCAGAAGATGCTCAAGAAGCTGCGGGATGAAGGGCACCGAGTGCTGATCTTCTCCCAG atgACCAAGATGTTGGACCTCTTGGAGGACTTTCTGGAGTACGAGGGCTACAAATATGAGAGGATCGACGGGGGCATCACTGGGGGCCTCCGGCAAGAGGCCATTGACAGATTCAATG CTCCTGGGGCCCAACAGTTCTGCTTCCTGCTCTCCACGCGTGCCGGTGGCCTGGGCATCAATCTGGCCACAGCAGACACGGTCATCATCTATGACTCGGACTGGAACCCCCATAATGACATCCAG gccttcAGCCGTGCTCACCGCATCGGGCAGAACAAGAAGGTCATGATCTACCGCTTCGTGACACGGGCCTCCGTGGAGGAGCGAATCACTCAGGTGGCCAAGCGTAAGATGATGCTCACGCACTTGGTGGTACGGCCTGGCCTGGGCTCCAAGTCGGGCTCCATGACCAAGCAGGAACTGGATGACATCCTTAAGTTCGGGACAGAGGAGCTTTTCAAGGACGATGTGGAAG gcATGATGTCCCAGGGCCAGAGGCCTACCACACCCATCCCTGATGTACAGTCTACCAAGGGTGGATCTCTGGCCACCGGCGCAAAGAAAAAGCACGGCAGCACCCCGCCAG GTGATAACAAAGATGTAGAAGACAGCAGTGTGATCCATTATGATGACGCAGCCATATCCAAGCTGCTGGATCGGAACCAGGACGCCACGGATGACACCGAGCTGCAGAACATGAATGAGTACCTGAGCTCCTTCAAGGTGGCACAGTATGTGGTCCGTGAGGAAGATGGCGTG gaggaggtagagagggaggTGATCAAGCAGGAGGAGAACGTGGACCCTGACTACTGGGAGAAGCTGTTGCGCCATCATTATGAACAGCAACAGGAAGACTTGGCCCGCAACCTGGGCAAGGGCAAGCGCATCCGCAAGCAGGTCAACTACAACGACGCCTCCCAGGAGGACCAGGGTGCGTGTG AGTGGCAGGATGAGCTCTCGGACAACCAGTCGGAGTATTCCATCGGTTCTGAGGATGAGGACGAGGACTTTGAGGAGAGAGCAGAAGGGCAGA GTGGACGACGACAATCCCGGAGGCAGCTGAAGAGCGACAGGGACAagcccctgcctcctcttctggctcGGGTTGGAGGCAACATTGAG GTTCTGGGCTTCAATGCCAGACAGAGGAAGGCTTTTTTGAACGCCATCATGCGCTGGGGTATGCCCCCTCAGGATGCCTTCAACTCCCACTGGCTGGTGCGGGACCTTCGTGGGAAGAGTGAGAAGGAATTTAG ggcctATGTATCACTCTTCATGCGCCACCTGTGTGAGCCGGGCGCAGACGGTGCGGAGACCTTCGCAGACGGCGTGCCCCGCGAGGGCCTGTCTAGGCAGCACGTGCTCACGCGTATTGGGGTCATGTCGCTGGTTAGGAAGAAG GTGCAGGAGTTTGAGCATGTCAACGGCAAGTACAGCACCCCAGACCTGGTCCCTGAGGGGCCTGAGGGCAAGAAGCCAGGCGAGGTCATCTCCTCAGACCCCAACACGCCCGTGCCTGCCAGCCCTGCACAGCTCCCACCGGCCCCACTGGGCCTGCCAG ACAAAATGGAAGCCCAGCTGGGCTACACAGATGAGAAGGAGTCAGGCATGCAGAAGCCAAAGAAGTCCCTGGAAATCCAG GCCCTGCCAACTGCCCTGGACAGAGTAGAGGGTGAAGACAAACATCAGAACTCAGACAGCAAGGACAGGGCTcgggaggagaggacagaagaggtgGAGAAGGCCCAGGGGTCTCCGGAGCAGTCACTGAAAG AGGAAGTGCTGCCAGACAAGGAGCCAATCCCAGACAAGCCGGAGCTGAGCCTGAGTCACAGCGGGGATTTCAGGCCAG atgACCCCAAGGCTGAGGAGAAGGAGCCCGGGGAGACTCAGCAAAACGGCGACAGAGAGGAAGACGAGGAGGgcaagaaagaagacaagaacGGGAAATTCAAATTCATGTTCAACATTGCGGATGGCGGTTTCACAG AGCTGCACACTCTGTGGCAGAACGAGGAACGGGCGGCTGTGTCCTCCGGGAAAATCTACGAAATCTGGCACCGCCGTCATGACTACTGGCTGCTGGCAGGCATTGTGAC GCATGGCTATGCCCGCTGGCAGGACATTCAGAATGACCCGAGATACATGATCCTAAATGAACCTTTCAAGTCTGAGATCCACAAGGGCAactacttggagatgaagaacaAGTTTTTGGCCCGTAGGTTCAAG ctgcTGGAGCAGGCGCTGGTGATCGAGGAGCAGCTCCGGAGGGCAGCGTACCTCAACATGACCCAGGATCCCAACCACCCAGCCATGGCGCTCAATGCTCGCCTGGCAGAGGTGGAGTGCCTTGCTGAGAGCCACCAGCACCTATCCAAGGAGTCCCTCGCCGGGAACAAGCCTGCCAACGCCGTCCTGCACAAAG GCCCTCCCACCCTGCAGTCCTGA